CGCGAAGCCCTCCAGCTGGGCCACAACTACATCGGCACGGAGCACATCCTGCTGGGCCTCATCCGCGAGGGGGAGGGTGTTGCAGCCCAGGTGCTGGTCAAGCTCGGCGCCGACCTGAACCGGGTCCGCCAGCAGGTCATCCAGCTCCTGTCGGGCTACCAGGGCAAGGAGACCACCGGCGCAGGCGTCGGCTCCGGGCAGCCCGAGGGAACGCCCGCAGGGTCTGTGGTCCTGGACCAGTTCGGCCGCAACCTCACCCAGGCTGCGCGCGAGAACAAGCTGGACCCCGTCATCGGACGCGAGCAGGAGATGGAACGCGTCATGCAGGTCCTCTCCCGCCGCACCAAGAACAACCCGGTCCTGATTGGTGAGCCGGGCGTCGGCAAGACGGCCGTCGTCGAGGGCCTCGCCCAGGCGATTGTCCGCGGCGATGTCCCTGAGACCATCAAGGACAAGCAGCTCTACACGCTGGACCTCGGTTCCCTGGTGGCAGGCTCGCGTTATCGCGGTGACTTCGAAGAGCGCCTGAAGAAGGTCCTCAAGGAGATCCGTACCCGCGGCGACATCATCCTCTTCATTGACGAGATCCACACCCTGGTGGGTGCGGGCGCCGCTGAAGGGGCCATCGATGCTGCCTCGATCCTGAAGCCGATGCTGGCCCGCGGCGAACTGCAGACCATCGGTGCAACCACGCTGGATGAGTACCGCAAGCACATCGAAAAGGATGCCGCTCTTGAGCGCCGCTTCCAGCCGATCCAGGTCAAGGAACCCTCCGTGGCGCACGCCATCGAGATCCTCAAGGGCCTGCGCGACCGCTACGAGGCACACCACCGCGTCACCATCACCGACGGTGCCCTGGCCTCAGCAGCCAGCCTCGCTGAGCGCTACATTTCGGACCGCTTCCTGCCGGACAAGGCGATCGACCTGATCGACGAAGCCGGTGCCCGGCTGCGCATCCGCCGCATGACCGCTCCGCCGGAGCTCAAGGCCATGGACGAGCGCATCGCCAAGCTGAAGATGGAAAAGGAGTCCGCGATTGACGCGCAGGACTTCGAAGGCGCAGCCGCCCTCCGCGACAAGGAACAGAAGATGATTTCCGAGCGCTCGGAGAAGGAGCGCCACTGGAAGTCCGGGGGCATGGACGACATCTCCGAGGTGGATGAGGATCTCATCGCCGAGGTGCTGGCGAACTCCACGGGCATCCCCGTCTTCAAGCTGACCGAGGAAGAGTCCTCGCGACTGCTGAAGATGGAAGACGAACTGCACAAGCGCGTGGTGGGCCAGAACGAGGCCATCAAGGCCCTGTCCCAGGCCATCCGCCGCACCCGTGCAGGGCTCAAGGACCCCAAGCGTCCCGGCGGCTCGTTCATCTTCGCCGGCCCCACCGGCGTCGGCAAGACCGAGCTCGCCAAGGCACTCGCCGAGTTCCTGTTCGGTGAAGAGGATGCCCTCATCACGCTGGACATGTCCGAGTACTCCGAGAAGCACACCGTTTCCCGGCTGTTCGGTGCCCCTCCGGGCTACGTGGGCTACGAGGAAGGCGGCCAGCTGACCGAGAAGGTCCGGCGCCGTCCGTTCTCCGTGGTGCTGTTCGACGAAGTTGAAAAGGCCCACGCGGACCTCTTCAACTCGCTGCTGCAGATCCTGGAAGACGGCCGGCTGACCGACTCCCAGGGCCGCGTGGTGGACTTCAAGAACACCGTGATCATCATGACCACGAACCTCGGCACCCGTGACATCTCCAAGAGCGTCGCTACCGGCTTCCAGTCCGGCACTGACACGCAGACCGGCTACAACCGCATGCGTGCCCGTGTCACCGAGGAGCTCAAGCAGCACTTCCGTCCCGAGTTCCTGAACCGTGTGGATGACGTTGTGGTGTTCCCGCAGCTCACCCAGGACGAGATCATCGAGATCGTGGACCTCTTCGTCTCCCGGCTGGAGAAGCGCCTCAAGGACAAGGACATGGGCATCGAGCTCACGCCCGCGGCCAAGGTGCTCCTCGCAACCCGAGGCTACGACCCCGCCATGGGTGCCCGGCCGCTGCGCCGCACCATCCAGCGCGAGATCGAGGACCAGCTCTCCGAGAAGATCCTGTTCGGCGAGATCCACGCCGGCGACATCGTCGTTGTGGATGTGGAAGGCGATGGCGACGACGCGAAGTTCACGTTCGCCGGAAACGCCAAGCCGCGCATCCCGGAAATCGCCCCGAGCGTCTAGTCTCGACAGCCAAAGCCCCGCCACTCCGCAAGGAGCGGCGGGGCTTTCGCTTTGCCCTCGGTCCCGTCAAAGTGTTGGCATCCGGCGGTCACCCGTGGCTAAGTCGCTGCGGCACCGGAGTCATTTGCCGCTTGCTGCTCCTCCGTCGCTTTGACGCAAGCTACACAAATGACCCCGGCCCCTCCGCTTCGCGTGAGGCGCGCCTATGCACGAGGCGACGGACATCAGGCATTTATGTAGGCGCCGTCAAAGCGAGGAACGAGCAGGCGCCGGGAAATGTCTGATGGTCGTCGCCGGAGCGGACCCGGGCGCCCTGCCTCCCCTTTGAACTTGAGCGCCGGCGTCGTTCCGTGGGTAGGTAGCGGTTTGTGATGTAGGACACGGTCCGGTTGAATCGGGGGCATGGCTAACTTGGAACCGGCGATCCCGGATGAGCGACCTTTGACCCCTTTTCATGATTTGGACCATTACCTGTCGATCCCGCGGGTTAGTGGTCTGGCGCTGAGCCCCGACGGACGTCGGCTGGTCACCACCGTGGCCACCCTTAACGGCAAGGGCACCGAATTCGGTACCGCCCTGTGGGAGTTGGATCCCGCGGGGCAAAAGCATGCCCGCCGGATCACCCGCAGCGCCAAGGGCGAGGCGGGGGCGGCGTTCGCCGCCAGCGGGGACGTCTACTTCACTTCCGCGCGGCCGGATCCGGACAGCCCCGAGGAGGAGCCCGTCAACGCGCTCTGGCTCCTGCCCGCGGACGGCGGTGAAGCCCGCGTGGTGTTGAACCGGGCCGGCGGAGTGGGCGGCGTGCTGACGGCCAGGAACGCCGATGCCGCCTTCGTTACCGCGGAGGTGCTGGCCGGTTCCGCCGACGAAGAGGAGGACGCCGAGCGCCGAAAATCACGGAAGGACCGCAAGGTATCCGCCATCCTGCACAGCGAATATCCGGTCCGGTACTGGGACGCTGACCTGGGACCGGGCCAGCCGCGGATCTTCGCTGTTGAACGCGGCGAAGAAAAGGACGGCGGCAAGCCGGCAACCGTGGATGCCACCGCGCCGCTGGTCCTGCGGAACCTCACGCCGGATGCCGGACCCAGGCTGCGGGAAGCGGAAACCGTGGTCAGCCCCGATGGCAAGACCATCTACACGAGCTACACCAAGCCGCTGGCCAAGGCTGACAGCAGGTCCATCCTGGTGGCCGTGGACGTGGCCTCCGGCAGCACCAAGGTGCTGCTGGACGAGGAAGGCATGAGCTTTTTCCCGGGCCCCGTCAGCCCCGACGGCAGCATCCTGGCGGTGGTCAGCGAAAGCGACACCACCCCGCAGGAAGCCCCGCAGGTCAAGCTCCACCTTCTGGAGGTAACGGGGGAAGGCGGAGAGGCCCCCGGCGGGCTGGTGCCGTTGGCTCACGACTGGGACCGTTGGCCTAAGCCGGCTGCCTGGCTTCCGGACGGGTCCGCCCTCCTGGTCACCGCGGACGACGACGGCGCGTCGCCGGTTTTCCGGATCAGCGTCCCCGCCGCCGCGGCTGAAGTCAGTGTCACCCGGGTGACCCAGGACGCTGCGGCATACTCCGACGTCGTGGTTTCGCCGGACGGACGCAGCGCCTACGCCCTGCGGAGCTCCTACGAGTTCCCGCCTGAAGCGGTCCGCCTGGACCTGCGGACGGGGGAGGCCACGCGGCTGCCCGCCCCCGCGGAGCGGCCGGTCCGCCCCGGCAGGCTGGAACGCATCGCTGCGACGGCGGCGGACGGGTCCCGCGTCCCGGCCTACCTGGCGCTGCCGGAGGGCGCGTCCGCGGAGTCTCCGGCGCCTATGCTCCTGTGGATCCACGGCGGACCGCTCGGGTCCTGGAACGCCTGGACCTGGCGGTGGAACCCGTGGCTGATGACTGCCAAGGGCTACGCGGTCCTCCTGCCGGACCCTGCGCTCTCCACCGGGTACGGCCAGGCCCACATCCAACGCGGGTGGGGAGCCTGGGGCAAGGCGCCGTTCGCGGACCTGATGGCGGTCACGGACGCCGCGGTCCAGCGGCCCTACGTCGACGCCGGCCGCACCGCCGCCATGGGAGGTTCCTTCGGCGGCTACATGGCCAACTGGGTTGCAGGGCAGACGGATCGGTTCAGGGCAATCGTGACGCACGCCAGCCTGTGGGCCCTGGACCAGTTCGGCCCCACCACGGACGCCTCGCAGTACTGGCTGAAGGAAATGACAGAAGAGATGGCGCTGGACAACTCGCCGCACCTTCACGTTGAAAACATCGGCACGCCCATGCTGGTGATCCACGGGGACAAGGACTACCGGGTGCCCATTGGCGAGGGGCTGCGGCTTTGGTACGAGCTTCTGTCCAAGTCAAAGCTCGCCGCGGACCAGGACGGGCAGACGCCGCACCGGTTCCTGTACTTCCCGGACGAGAACCACTGGGTGCTCCAGCCACAGCATGCAAAGGTCTGGTACCAGGTTGTGGAGTCATTCCTGGCCAGGAATGTCCTTGACCAGGACGTGCCACTGCCCCCCGAGCTCGGGCTCTAGCTTCTCCGGCAGGTATAGGCAAAACCTTTTTCAGGCATTTTCCCGCCCGCTCCGGAAAGGGGCGGGCGGGGCCTGCAAAAGCCTTTACGGACATTGCCCTCATCATCGAAAAGAAAAGCGGCCCGTCAAGAGAAAAACCGGCACCAGCTCCCGGCCCCGGCGCGGATGACGCTCACCGGGAGTGCCACGAATGACGGCAAGCACAGCTGCGGAGTCCCGCAATCCCTGTGGGAAGCAGTCCGGTGGGCGTTTCCCGGCCGCGTGGCCAAATGTACCGGGTGCTTGGCAGCACGGCATTTGTACTGGCGCGGATAAAAGCCGGGACCCTGTCCCGTGGACAGCGAGGACATGCCAGCAGAAGGAGTGCGCGGTGGGGCGCCGTCGGCTGTGCGAACTAGGATTGCCCTGTGACTGACTCCTTCCATATTCGTCCTGCCCGCACTGGTGACGTCCCCGCCATCAAGAAGCTGGTGGCGCCGCTGGCGGAGCAGCGGATCCTCATGGCCAAGGAGACGGTGGCCTACTACGAAAGCCTGCAGGAGTTCCGGATCGCTGAATCCAGCGACGGCGAAGTCATTGGCTGCGGGGCGCTGCACGTCATGTGGGAAGATCTTGCCGAAGTTCGTACCCTCGCTGCTTCCCAGGACTGGCGCGGCAAAGGCGTGGGGCACGTGCTGGTGGAGAGCCTCCTCGATGAAGCCCGGGCCCTTGGCGTCTCCCGCGTTTTCTGCCTGACGTTCGAGGTGGACTTTTTCAAACGCCACGGGTTCGACGTCATGGCCGACCAGTCCGCGGTTGACCCGGTGGTGTATTCGGAGCTCCTCCGTTCGCATGACGAAGGTGTTGCCGAGTTCCTGGACCTCGCACGGGTGAAGCCCAATACCTTGGGCAACACACGCATGATCAAAGTGCTGTGACTGCCGGCTGACCTGACCTGCCAGGATTCCCTTTCTTCGATTTGATGGATAAACTGGCTGCGGCCGGGATGGGGGGCCTACAGGGAAGGGACAGTCATTTGGGGGCTGTCCCTTTTCTGCCTCCGCCACCGGAGTTGATTGCCGGGCGGCGTCCCTACCGTTGTCCGGCCTGCCGGTAGTAGGGTCAAGGTGACATTCTCCAGGAAGCAGAACCAGGAGCGCCGCCATGAAAAAACTCATTAACGATCCTCGGGCCGTAGTGGATGAATCCGTGCGGGGCTTTGGTTTGGCCCACGCCGACTTGGTTACCGTCAGCTCAGATCCAACGTTCATCACGCGCAAAGACGCGCCCGTGAACGGCAAGGTGGGACTGGTCTCCGGAGGCGGCAGCGGGCACGAGCCGCTGCACGCCGGCTTTGTGGGACCGGGAATGCTCGACGCCGCCGTGCCGGGGGCGGTGTTCACCTCGCCGACGCCGGACCAGATCCTTCCGGCGACCCTCGCGGTCAACTCGGGGGCCGGCGTCGTGCATATCGTGAAGAACTACACCGGCGACGTCCTGAACTTTGAGACGGCAGCCGAACTGGCGGAAGCCGAGGGCGTCAGCGTCCGCACGGTCCTGGTGAATGACGACGTCGCCGTCGAGGACTCCCTGTACACTGCAGGCCGCCGCGGTGTGGGCGGGACGGTGCTGGTGGAGAAGATTGCCGGTGCCGCCGCCGAAAGGGGCGATGACCTGGCGGCTGTGGCCGCCGTCGGCGAACGGGTCAACGCCAATGTCCGCACCATGGGCGTTGCCCTGTCCGCCTGTACCGTCCCGCACGCAGGCTCGCCCAGCTTTGACCTCACCGAGGACGAGATTGAAATCGGCATCGGCATCCATGGGGAGCCCGGACGCCACCGCATCCCCATGGAGAACGCGGACGGCATTACAGACCGGCTGCTGGAACCCGTACTGGCGGACTTGGGAATCACGCAGGGGGATAGAGTCCTGCTGTTCGTCAACGGCATGGGCGGCACGCCTCTGAGTGAGCTGTATATCGTTTACCGGCGTGCTGCGCAGGTCCTGGCCGAGCGCGGCGCCACCGTGGAGCGTTCGCTGGTGGGCGACTACATTACGTCCCTGGAAATGCAGGGCTGCTCCATCTCAGTCCTGCGGCTGGATGACGAGCTCACGGATTTGTGGGACGCGCCGGTGCACACGGCAGCGCTGCGCTGGGGTGTGTAGCAGTGGCACTGGACGTCACCTGGGCGGTGAAGTGGCTGACGCTCTCCGCGCAGGCACTGGCAGAAAACCGGGTCTACCTGATTGAACTCGACCGCGCCATCGGCGATTCGGACCACGGGGAAAACATGGACCGGGGTTTCCAGGCCGTCCTGTCGAAGCTGGCGGAGGCGCCCCCGGAGACACCCGGGGCTGCCTTGAAACTGACCGCCATGACCCTGATGTCCAAGGTCGGCGGGGCTGCCGGCCCTCTGTACGGCACGGCCTTCCTCCGTGCGGCCACGTCCCTGGGGGACTCCGCGGAAATCGCTCCGGCGGCCTGGGCAGACGCCCTGACCGCCGCCCGCGACGGCATTGTGGCGCGCGGGAAGGCCGAGTCCGGGGACAAGACAATGGTGGATGCGTGGACTCCGGCGGCCGAGGCAGCACAGAAGGCTGTGACGAACGGCGGTTCGGATGTCCTGTCGGTCCTGGTTGCAGCAGCCGAGGCCGCCGAGGCCGGGGCCGTCGCCACCGATCCCATGGTGGCGCGCAAAGGCCGCGCGAGTTACCTCGGGGAGCGCAGCGCCGGTCACCGCGATCCCGGCGCCGCCTCCTCAGCGCTGATTCTCCGTGCAGCCGTGGGGGCAGCTGCGTGACCGTGAGCCTCGTGGTGGTCTCCCACAGCGGAAAGATTGCCGACGGCGCTGCCGAGCTTGCCGCCCAGATGGCACCCGACGTCGTGGTCTTTACCGCCGGGGGCACCTCTGACGGCAGGATCGGCACCAGCCTTGAAAAGGTCCTTGCCGCGCTGGACAAAGCGGGCAACGGGGGCACCGTGATCCTCACCGACCTGGGGTCCGCGGTGATGACGGCCGAGTCCGCGCTGGAGTTCGCGGAAAACGCCGAAGACGTGGTGCTGGCCGATGCGCCGCTCGTGGAGGGGCTCGTGGCAGCAGCCGTGGCGGCCCAGGGCGGTGCGGACATGCAGGCAGTCAGGCGGGCGGCCGAAGCCGCGGGCAGTCGGTTCCGTCACCAGGAAGAACCTCCCCGCAGCAGCGTTGAGGAAGGACGAGGCACCGGAGGGGGCCCGGACTTCACCGGGGACTTTGAGCTGGTCAACCTTGCGGGGATGCACGCGCGCCCGGCGGCGAAGATCGCCGGCGGCCTGTCCGCGCTGGACGCCGAGGTGACCGTCAACGGGGTGGACGGGGCATCCATGACGGGACTGATGACGCTCGCCGCGGGGAAGGGGTCCGTGCTGCATGTCGAAGCGTGGGGCGCCGACGCGGAGCGGGCCGTGAACTATGTTGGCGGGCTGGTGCAGGCCGGGTTCGGGGAACCCTGACACTGGCTGCAGCTGAAAGCCGGCCTGGTCCAAATCAGCGCGTGGCGGTGTGTTCCAGAGGGTCACGGCCGG
The Arthrobacter sp. PGP41 genome window above contains:
- a CDS encoding ATP-dependent Clp protease ATP-binding subunit, whose amino-acid sequence is MFERFTDRARRVVVLAQEEARMLNHNYIGTEHILLGLIHEGEGVAAKALESLSISLDGVREQVQEIIGQGQQAPSGHIPFTPRAKKVLELSLREALQLGHNYIGTEHILLGLIREGEGVAAQVLVKLGADLNRVRQQVIQLLSGYQGKETTGAGVGSGQPEGTPAGSVVLDQFGRNLTQAARENKLDPVIGREQEMERVMQVLSRRTKNNPVLIGEPGVGKTAVVEGLAQAIVRGDVPETIKDKQLYTLDLGSLVAGSRYRGDFEERLKKVLKEIRTRGDIILFIDEIHTLVGAGAAEGAIDAASILKPMLARGELQTIGATTLDEYRKHIEKDAALERRFQPIQVKEPSVAHAIEILKGLRDRYEAHHRVTITDGALASAASLAERYISDRFLPDKAIDLIDEAGARLRIRRMTAPPELKAMDERIAKLKMEKESAIDAQDFEGAAALRDKEQKMISERSEKERHWKSGGMDDISEVDEDLIAEVLANSTGIPVFKLTEEESSRLLKMEDELHKRVVGQNEAIKALSQAIRRTRAGLKDPKRPGGSFIFAGPTGVGKTELAKALAEFLFGEEDALITLDMSEYSEKHTVSRLFGAPPGYVGYEEGGQLTEKVRRRPFSVVLFDEVEKAHADLFNSLLQILEDGRLTDSQGRVVDFKNTVIIMTTNLGTRDISKSVATGFQSGTDTQTGYNRMRARVTEELKQHFRPEFLNRVDDVVVFPQLTQDEIIEIVDLFVSRLEKRLKDKDMGIELTPAAKVLLATRGYDPAMGARPLRRTIQREIEDQLSEKILFGEIHAGDIVVVDVEGDGDDAKFTFAGNAKPRIPEIAPSV
- a CDS encoding S9 family peptidase; the protein is MANLEPAIPDERPLTPFHDLDHYLSIPRVSGLALSPDGRRLVTTVATLNGKGTEFGTALWELDPAGQKHARRITRSAKGEAGAAFAASGDVYFTSARPDPDSPEEEPVNALWLLPADGGEARVVLNRAGGVGGVLTARNADAAFVTAEVLAGSADEEEDAERRKSRKDRKVSAILHSEYPVRYWDADLGPGQPRIFAVERGEEKDGGKPATVDATAPLVLRNLTPDAGPRLREAETVVSPDGKTIYTSYTKPLAKADSRSILVAVDVASGSTKVLLDEEGMSFFPGPVSPDGSILAVVSESDTTPQEAPQVKLHLLEVTGEGGEAPGGLVPLAHDWDRWPKPAAWLPDGSALLVTADDDGASPVFRISVPAAAAEVSVTRVTQDAAAYSDVVVSPDGRSAYALRSSYEFPPEAVRLDLRTGEATRLPAPAERPVRPGRLERIAATAADGSRVPAYLALPEGASAESPAPMLLWIHGGPLGSWNAWTWRWNPWLMTAKGYAVLLPDPALSTGYGQAHIQRGWGAWGKAPFADLMAVTDAAVQRPYVDAGRTAAMGGSFGGYMANWVAGQTDRFRAIVTHASLWALDQFGPTTDASQYWLKEMTEEMALDNSPHLHVENIGTPMLVIHGDKDYRVPIGEGLRLWYELLSKSKLAADQDGQTPHRFLYFPDENHWVLQPQHAKVWYQVVESFLARNVLDQDVPLPPELGL
- a CDS encoding amino-acid N-acetyltransferase; protein product: MTDSFHIRPARTGDVPAIKKLVAPLAEQRILMAKETVAYYESLQEFRIAESSDGEVIGCGALHVMWEDLAEVRTLAASQDWRGKGVGHVLVESLLDEARALGVSRVFCLTFEVDFFKRHGFDVMADQSAVDPVVYSELLRSHDEGVAEFLDLARVKPNTLGNTRMIKVL
- the dhaK gene encoding dihydroxyacetone kinase subunit DhaK, coding for MKKLINDPRAVVDESVRGFGLAHADLVTVSSDPTFITRKDAPVNGKVGLVSGGGSGHEPLHAGFVGPGMLDAAVPGAVFTSPTPDQILPATLAVNSGAGVVHIVKNYTGDVLNFETAAELAEAEGVSVRTVLVNDDVAVEDSLYTAGRRGVGGTVLVEKIAGAAAERGDDLAAVAAVGERVNANVRTMGVALSACTVPHAGSPSFDLTEDEIEIGIGIHGEPGRHRIPMENADGITDRLLEPVLADLGITQGDRVLLFVNGMGGTPLSELYIVYRRAAQVLAERGATVERSLVGDYITSLEMQGCSISVLRLDDELTDLWDAPVHTAALRWGV
- the dhaL gene encoding dihydroxyacetone kinase subunit DhaL, with translation MALDVTWAVKWLTLSAQALAENRVYLIELDRAIGDSDHGENMDRGFQAVLSKLAEAPPETPGAALKLTAMTLMSKVGGAAGPLYGTAFLRAATSLGDSAEIAPAAWADALTAARDGIVARGKAESGDKTMVDAWTPAAEAAQKAVTNGGSDVLSVLVAAAEAAEAGAVATDPMVARKGRASYLGERSAGHRDPGAASSALILRAAVGAAA
- the dhaM gene encoding dihydroxyacetone kinase phosphoryl donor subunit DhaM, which gives rise to MTVSLVVVSHSGKIADGAAELAAQMAPDVVVFTAGGTSDGRIGTSLEKVLAALDKAGNGGTVILTDLGSAVMTAESALEFAENAEDVVLADAPLVEGLVAAAVAAQGGADMQAVRRAAEAAGSRFRHQEEPPRSSVEEGRGTGGGPDFTGDFELVNLAGMHARPAAKIAGGLSALDAEVTVNGVDGASMTGLMTLAAGKGSVLHVEAWGADAERAVNYVGGLVQAGFGEP